The Aspergillus flavus chromosome 6, complete sequence nucleotide sequence TCATCAGTCCTACCTGCTCGCCAAAGCTGCTTTTTGGGCTTGTTATAGATGGCTAACCCGCATACTAAAGGTTCTGGTAAGTTGTCGAGTCAGGTTTGTGTCATTCTGGGAGTTGAGTAGAGAAAAGCATCACGATATTGACTCTAGATACGAGTCGAAACTTGCACTGAGGCTACACCGAACCATTCTATATACAGATACCATGAAACGGATTATCTGTTTGAAGTCAGAGCTATATACCCTTTAATCTGATGCTACATTTCACTCATATAATAACACGTATAACATCAAAGTATAGCAGACCTTCACTCCGGCTTAGCCTTTCTTGTGTTAAAGACCCAAACATAGACAAATGGGTAAAGGGTTTCCGGAATGAGAGTCAATACAATGGTCCAAATACTCCAAGTTGACCCCACATACGCCCAGTTTTGTGGAACGTTTAGATAGCGCCAGAAAAAGACGCCATATGCCGTGAAGCATCCCAGATATCGAGTAACCCTAAGGTCTTCAGCCAAAGATCTCTGCGTTACCATGTTCAAGAAGGGTACGTACCACATTTCAAGGGAATGGCCGCTCGTATCATGGTTCTTCCACAAGCTATACAGGCACAGCCAACCTATGGGAAATTGCAGAATGATACCGGTCCAGTACGCCGTGATCTGCTCTCGTTCATCGGGGTAAACCTTGGCCAACCACCGGAGGAACAATACCCCAGCTAAAACGCCACAAATCATATTCCGGTAAAGCCGCTTTCTTTGGTCCAGACTGTGGGCATGCTGAATAGCGACTGCTGTGAAACCGAGGTCGAATTCGAACCAAACCAGAAAAGCCAGCTTCTCGAACCATGTAGACGTTGTGGTAAACGCATAGTATATCTCATATGCCATGGTCAAGCAGCTATGGCATCGCTTTAGGATACATACTCTCACATCTATGATAGTTTGTGACTTACAGGTATTGTATGCCCCCGTAGCTGGCTCCTGGATATGTCTTGTCTCTGTATGTTCGGAGCATGCAAAAGAAATAGCACATAGCGTACAGAACGCCACATGCCACGATAAGTCCATCCTGGATGAAGAGATAACTTTCCGGAGGATTATGTTGGAGGTCAGCGGGTTGAACGATAAGATGCCCAACCTGATGGGCTAGCTTAAAATCTGACATTACGAGAAGAGGCTGATGGTCTTAAAACTCGACGATGCTAAAGTTCACTACAAGGATAACCAGATCTATGTTAAGGTTTGACAACGTGAGTGACATCAACGTTTAGATATACTTTTTTCCCATATCTGTGTGGAGCGCAAACGTGGAATGACGTCAACTCCACATCTTTTTGGACCAGTTGGATGGTTCCGGATAGTTTGTTCGGACAACTAGGGAACACCCTATCTTACGTGGATTCAGTGTATTTGATGGTTACCTTGGCCTAATATGGAGCACTACCCCTCTAGCTTCGGATAGATACCTGAGGCATGCTGTTCGAGTCAGCTCAGTGACCAATCATGTTACAGGAACTAAATATGGTAAGGTAAGTAGTACCGCCCCCCTCACCGCCCGTTCCTTCCAGACATATTGCCgggaatgatatcaaacTGTCTTGTTTCTCTCGACGGTTTCTATTTGGCAATTGACCCTCAATAATGTGTGAAAAAACAGCTTGTACACAATCAAATCGCCCAACCGCTAACAGAATCTACCAGACTATTGTAGCATGGCAGCCAAGTTCATTCCCCGACAGACCTTCCCCAGTTATACGTCCATTCCAAGGTCGTATTTCCTGGGCCATCACCGGGCAGGTCTGAAAAAGATGCAGAATATGCTCTCTTCCATTGACTACGTCGTTGAGTGTCGCGATTATAGAGTACCAGTTACATCTATCAATCCCATGTTTGAAGAAGCCTTGGGGAAAACCAGAcgattaatagtatatacaaAGAGGGATCTAGGTGCGGAATCGGGGTCATCAGCCCAACAACAGGTAAATTGAAATCCCAAATGGCTCAGCTTTACTCCACATAGAGTTATACTTATATCGCCGCTCCTTCTTATaggcagagaaaagaattagaaattTCGATAAAAATAGCGCCGTGTTTTTTGTTAGTTCCTCGTCCCGCCCGGATGTGAGTTCTATATTGAAGCATTTACGAAATGATGCCGAAGGACCCGACAAGCTCGTGGGGTGTCGAGTGATGGTTGTCGGGATGCCAAACGTCGGCAAGTCGACGTTAATCAATAATCTGCGAAATCAGGGTGTTCACAAAGCCAAGGCTGTGCAGACAGGCGGCCAACCTGGCATTACGAGGAAAATCGGAACTCCCGTCAAGATCATCGAGAGAGAGAACGGCTCTCATGTTTACGTGCTAGATACGCCCGGTGTCTTCATGCCATATGTTCCAGATGCAGAAAATATGCTGAAACTGGCACTCTGTGGTTGCGTCAAGGACTCTGTGATCTCACCCGTCACATTAGCAGACTATCTGTTATACCATATAAATTTGCATGATACCCAAGTATATGAGCGTTGGTCCCCGCCAACAAATGAAATTATGCCTCTTCTAAACGATTTCGCCCGCCATACCGGACTCCTTGCTAAGGGTGGTATCCCGAACACTGACCTTGCGGCGTTGCATTTTATCCAAAAATGGCGCGCAGGTGGCTTGGGGAAGTTCATCCTGGATGACCTGCAAGCAGAGGAACGTCATCGTCAAGAAGGCACGAAGGATGCGGTGGGCACCAGCATGTCCCAAGCGCGCAAGGCCGAAAGAATGGCAAGGAAACAGCCACAAAGACTgtaaatagaataataagtATGTCCATTGTACAATAGAATGAATCTTGTTGGTATCATCAGTTGAgcttttttgcttctcctcAAAATGcgtaaaagaaaagccaggGATCCGAAAGTGGAGCATATACGCGTATGATAAACACAATGTGAAATGACACCCATGACGCCGTATGAAATAGAAAGCTTGAACATAAAAAAATGTTGAGGACGCCCGTACACCAGTCCATGCACACCATCCATCTCAAGtgatcttctccaacagCCTTCTCCTCCGACGGTCAACAAGCTCCTCCTGTACTTCTTCCAGAGTCGGCAATCGCCATTCCACGCCGTCACCAGCGTCACCAGGCAATGGCTCCCATCCGTCCTCAACGtcgtcttccttcttttcacGCAGACGCTCaacagcctccttctccttctgcttctcatAGGCTAGCAGCGTaccatcctcttcatccagccCATAGCCGAAATAGTTCGCATCGACCTTCCTCGTCGCGATATCCCCACCTCGACCGCGACTCTCTtccccctcctcttccgCAGGCTTACGACCACGTCGAGCCGCAGCCTCAAACATCTCCTTAACACCAGGTAACTCCCTAGCGCGTCCAAAATATCGATAACCCTTCCCACCACCGGGAATCTCCCTcccctcatcatcatacaCCCGCCCGGAACCACGCATATAATTCGGACCGCCCAGATTCCGAATCTGCATCTCCCAGATCCACTTCTCGCGCATCAGCTTGTTGATCTCATCGTTCAGGTCCCGGATCTGATAATCGCTCAAACTCGGCTCTTGGATGCGGGACACCTTGCGCGAAATCTCCTTGAGGACCTGCCCACGCCATTTTTCACACATGGGGATCGAGTCCACCGACGTGATCGCCTTGGGACGCCGGGTGCGACCCATGTCGATGATTCCGAGATCCGCGGCCTGCTGCGCCCGGAAGCGGAACAGCATCGACTGGGCTTTTTCGCTGTTTCGCGCCTGTTGTAGGGTAAAGCTTGATTAGCGGGTGGGTGGAACTTTACATGGGCGCATCTTGGGAAACGCTGGGGCTTGCTTGCTGGTGTTAGGGGGAATAGAAAACTTACCATGGTGAATAGCTGCGCGAGTCGATCTCAATGCAAATCTGGAGGGGACAAGAGATGGGGGTGGAAGAAATATGCCCTCATGTCATGGCAAAGTAACTTGATCCGAGCTTAGGTGGGCTCGGGAAACGTTTGGTTCAAGCGAGCGCTAGCCGGTAGTGATTTAGGCGCGCGGCTAAAGTACCAGTTATCAGCCAATTATGTTGGGTTTTGGTGAATAAACTTACTGCAAGTTCATTATTTGTAGGGAGACCTAGGGAATGCCGACAGAAAATATCAGGACTTTGGAGACCCTTACGCCAATGGGTTGGCTGCCTGTAGAGTAATCGTCATGATATATCTTAACTAGTGAGTCTCCTATGCTCATACCcatctttttatatatttccatCCTTTCAGAGTCATCAGTATGCGCGAGGTTGTTTAGAGCTTACGGACAAAGTCTAACACGTCAAGTTGCTTTTTATTCGATttcaagacaaagaaactGCGAAATCCGAAGCAATGTGATCTTTCGACGCCCAAGAGAGTATAGGCATATTCTAGTAGTGTTTCCTCACCATATGTGGGCTTAAGGTTAATAGGGGATGATGGCTACACAAGATCCCAGTTCGTGTAAACAATCTTCTGTGGAATTGCTCGATATATTAGTAACTGAACCAATTTAAATGCAGATCGTTGTATCATTTAAAAAACTTCATATAACAGATATACcaccaaaggaaaaggacaaaatATGAGACAAAACATGGGCgcaaaaaagcaaaaagatcAACTGGTTCTTCACAATAACACCGCGTAGCCATGCAGCATAGACATCTCGTCATTGTCATTATCCATAGCCCAGGTCCAGTATTAGAAACCTGACTCCTCAGTTGCGGCTGTGCTCAGCAGGGTCAACCCGCTcgattattatatttttataaaaagcCTTTGGTGTTGCTGGGCATCCTCTGTGGTATGTCGCTTGAGGAAAACCCATTGCTACCCCTTCTGCTTCCAACGTCACTGAAAGTGACATGGCCGCGTCCTCTCTCGAGTCGCAGAGCTCTCCAACCCTGTAACTCGCGCTCTAGTCGCAATgacttttccttttcttctcgaagctcgCGCTCAGCCCGACGCACCTGCAGTTGTGTATCTGTATCATTGTGCTGGAGCTCCTCGATGTTTCGAAGCAAACGATCGATCTTATCACGGGCCTTGTTGACGTCATCCGTGAGTTGTGCGTTGATTTTCTCCCTTCGCTCAATTTGGGACTGGAGGTCTTTGACAGTACGGTCAACATTCCGTAAAGAGCGTTGCTCTGAGCTATGTTTAGCCTCCTGCTCCTCAAGATGGGCCTCCAACTGCAAACACAGTTCGTTAGCATACGGTCAGTATTCCACAGCAACAAGGATGGTGAACCTACATCTTTGATCCTCTTATGCAGGAATTTTACATCCTGACTGCCCGAAGAATAGCTCTTTGTTTCCAGATCCACGCAGCGCAGCTGTGACTCTTTCAATTGTTTCTCCAAAGTAGCTTTATCCTTGAAGAGCTGGGCgttggcttctctttctgcagTGATTTCCTTTTGTATTTCAGTCACAAGAGCATCCGCTCGCCTCATTTTTCCAACAGCAGCTGCAGAGACATCTTCTTGCTGAGCAAGCTTAGATTTGAGCTCAAGGAGTTCGCGATTCATACTGGCCGCGTTGCGCATTGATGGACTTTCTCCTTTGGCAAGTTCTTCCAGCCTCTCCCCAGCTTCAGTCAAACGGACTTCCaacattttcttctccttgagcAGCATATCTCGCTCTGCAGTCACGTCGTCGACTGAGGTACGCAAGTCCCTGACCTGCGACAAAAGGGTGACGACCCGGCTTTGAGCTTCATTGTGAGCGTTGACAGCCTCGTCGCGAGAGGTTGTTACGTCCTGGAGCATGACCTCCATTCGGGACTTTTCTTTAGCCCATGTCGAGCTGTTCAGTACCTCATTGTCCCATTTACTGCGGAGatcctcaagctcttctCGAAGTCGAGAGTTTTCGCCGCGAACCTTGAGAATCTTCTCCCGCTCCATCTCGAGTTCATTATTTAGGGTAGAAAATTCCCTTTGGTATTTTTGTCGCGTCTGCTCCATTGAAGTCTCTTTATCTTCGATATCAATGGCGCGTTGATTCCTGTAGTCCTCAAGCTCATTCTGGAGACGCTGCTTAGACTGTAGTGCACCTTCTAGCTCTGCTGCCTGATCCTCCATTCTTGCCTCCAAAGCTTGTGTTTGTCTCTGCAAATCTTCCACAAGGCTGTCCATCTCTTTGCGCTCTGACATTATCCGTGCGCAGGTGTCCTCCGCCTCCTGGGCTTGGGCTTTAGCAAATTGCTCCGCCCGAGTAGCCTTAAGAACGGTAACCTCTGCTTGCTCAAGTTTGCTGAAGTATTCATCAGCACGAGTTTTATAAAGGCTTTGGCTTGCAGCAAGGTCGGCAGACTTCGATGTCTCCGCGTCTAGCCGTATTTGTAAATCGGCGAACTCTTGGAGAAGCTGGTTTCGGCTTGCAGCGTCCTGGTCTTTAGCGAGCTGCAGCTCTTGGGCCTCAGACCGCGAATCGCGAAGTTCAACTTCCAGGGTAGCTTTCGATCGCTTGAGCTTTTCCAATTGGGCTTTCATGTCGCTAAATTCAGCAATAGCTTCGTTATGCACCTTAAGCAATGATCGTCTGGATTGTTCCTGGGAATTGATCAAGTCATAAAGCTCCTCGTGTGATTTGGCTTGCACATCCCGCAAGGAGAGGTCACCCAAGTGGATGCTTCGCTCAAGTGCAGAGACCTTCTTGGCAGAATCATCAAGCTGATCATGCAAGCGGCCATTTTCGCGCT carries:
- a CDS encoding P-loop containing nucleoside triphosphate hydrolase protein; the encoded protein is MAARIMVLPQAIQAQPTYGKLQNDTGPNLPDYCSMAAKFIPRQTFPSYTSIPRSYFLGHHRAGLKKMQNMLSSIDYVVECRDYRVPVTSINPMFEEALGKTRRLIVYTKRDLGAESGSSAQQQAEKRIRNFDKNSAVFFVSSSSRPDVSSILKHLRNDAEGPDKLVGCRVMVVGMPNVGKSTLINNLRNQGVHKAKAVQTGGQPGITRKIGTPVKIIERENGSHVYVLDTPGVFMPYVPDAENMLKLALCGCVKDSVISPVTLADYLLYHINLHDTQVYERWSPPTNEIMPLLNDFARHTGLLAKGGIPNTDLAALHFIQKWRAGGLGKFILDDLQAEERHRQEGTKDAVGTSMSQARKAERMARKQPQRL
- a CDS encoding Isy1-like splicing factor — protein: MARNSEKAQSMLFRFRAQQAADLGIIDMGRTRRPKAITSVDSIPMCEKWRGQVLKEISRKVSRIQEPSLSDYQIRDLNDEINKLMREKWIWEMQIRNLGGPNYMRGSGRVYDDEGREIPGGGKGYRYFGRARELPGVKEMFEAAARRGRKPAEEEGEESRGRGGDIATRKVDANYFGYGLDEEDGTLLAYEKQKEKEAVERLREKKEDDVEDGWEPLPGDAGDGVEWRLPTLEEVQEELVDRRRRRLLEKIT